A stretch of DNA from Sugiyamaella lignohabitans strain CBS 10342 chromosome B, complete sequence:
ttcttctggtgctagtggtgtttcctcaggtgctgcttcatctggtgcttctggctcagctacttctggcgccgcttcttctggtgctagtggtgtttcctcaggtgctgcttcatctggtgcttctggctcagctacttctggtgccgcttcttctggtgctagtggtatttcctcaggtgctgcctcttctggtgcttctggctcagctacttcaggtgctgcttcttctggagcTGCGTCGTCCGGTGCTAGCGGTGCTTCATCTGGCGCTTCTGGATCCGCTTCATCTGGcgcttctggtgccgcttcttctggtgcttctggtcCTGCCACATCTGTTCCTTCAACTGGCTCGGGCTCTGCTACAGGTTCTGCCTCTTCCGGCGGTGTGGCTCCCCACTCCGGTGGTGTTACATCTGGAGCTGCTTCGTCCGGTGCTAGCGGTGTTTCATCCGGCGCTTCTGGATCGCCCACTtcgggtgctgcttcttcaggtgcttctggctctgccACATCTGGCGCTTCCTCTTCTGGATCTACGtcatctggtgctactggtgcttcatcagctgcttctggtgctgcctcttctgaagctgcttcgtctggtgCCGTCACTTCCGGTATTGCTTCGTCGGCTACCAGCGGTGTCACTTCGGGTGCCTCTGAACCCGCTAGttccgctgctgcttcatctgctgcaATCTCGAGTGCAATTTCATCTGCTGTCTCGGATATCTGTGCCCCTGCTACAACCAAACCTCCTGCTACTTCTTGTGGAGCACCTACTGGAGCTGTTTCACAGCTCATCAGTGCTTTCGCTGCTCTTCAATCTGACTCTGGTGTTACTGACGGCCAAGTGGTTGGATTCCAACAATCGCAAGGTATCGTCGGTGCATTGGGCATTCAAGAGAGTGAGCCTAATATTCAGACTGACATTGATAATGCTGTCTCTGCTGCTCAACAGCTTAATGGACCATTCGCTGCTTGCGACGTTCAaagtgttgttgatgctgctggttcggTTACCCCAGCCGttgttcaacttcttcaagaTCTCAGTAGCAAGGCCTCTGCCATTTctggagttggtgctgctcaAATTGTTCAGAATGATTTGTCACAATTGTACAGTAGTTTTGTTGAGTTAGAGAGTGCTGCTTACTCCAAGTTTGACTGTGATACTATTCAAGAGGTTTCTGGTGACTTCAATGCCATTGGAGCCGGATTCTCGTCTGCTTTCAGTGCTTATAGTACATCGGCACCTTCACCTCAAGCCACAGTTCCTGCATCGTGTGCTGCTCAAGCTGCCTTAGCCAAGAGATCAGCGTCGTTATGTTCGGCATCGGCTTCTAGCTCGTTGTCATCcgctgttgcttcttcagcttcatctGTTGTTACCTcgtctggtgctgcttcgtccGGTGCTAGCGGTGCTTCATCCGGCGCTTCTGGTTCTCCCACATCTGGAGCTGCCTCTTccggtgctgcttcttctggtgcttctggatctgcCACTTCAGGTGCTGTTTCTTCAGGTGCTAGCGGTGCTTCCtcgggtgctgcttcttccggTGCTGTTTCGTCTGGCGCTGCTTCATCGGGTGCTAGCGGTGTTTCGTCAggtgcttctggatctcccACTtcgggtgctgcttcttctggtgctgcctcaTCAGGTGCTAGCGGTGCTTCCTCCggtgcttctggatctgcCACTtcgggtgctgcttcttctggtgctatcTCGTCTGGATCTCCCACTTCCGGtgcagcttcttctggtgcttctggctctgtaacttctggtgccgcttcttctggtgctagtggtatttcctcgggtgctgcttcttctggtgcttctggtgccgtttcttctgttgctgTCTCGTCTGGATCTCCCACTTCTggttcagcttcttctggtgcttctggctcagctacttcgggtgctgcttctggtgcttctggctcagttacttctggtgccgcttcttcaggtgctgcctcttctggtgtttctggctcagctacttctggcgccgcttcttctggtgcttctggctcagctacttctggtgccgcttcttctggtgctagtggtatttcctcgggtgctgcttcttctggtgcttctggctcagctacttctggtgccgcttcttctggtgctagtggtatttcctcgggtgctgcttcttctggtgcttctggctcagctacttctggtgccgcgtcttctggtgctagtggtatttcCTCAggagctgcctcttctggtgcttctggctcagctacttctggtgccgcttcttctggtgttagtggtatttcctcaggtgctgcctcttctggtgctagtggtatttcctcaggtgctgcctcttctggtgcttctggctcagctacttctggtgccgcttcttctggtgttagtggtatttcctcaggtgctgcctcttctggtgcttctggctcagctacttctggtgccgcgtcttctggtgctagtggtatttcttcaggtgctgcctcttctggtgcttctggctcagctgGTGTGTCTGCTCCCACTAGCGCCCCCGTTGGCACCGCTTCGGTTAGTGTCACTCAAACGGTCTGTTCAGGAACCGCTAGCGTCACCACTGTTGTTCCATGTACTGCTACTGGTCCCTTGCTCAATTTTGTCAATACTATCAATAGTATTGGCCAGCTTATCAGCGGTGGTGACTATGAGGAAGCCTCTACAGCTCTCACCAATGCTATCAAGACATTCGAGAGCCTTGGAGACTTATCGCCTTGTGACGAGATCTCCTTGGAGCAAGCAATTGCGTCGTTGGTTAATGGATTCATCAGTGACCTTTCAAACTTCCTTACTGAGGGATTGTCTGCTTCTGATCTTAATGCTTTAGTGTTGTTCTACGACGCCATGGAGACATTGATCAGTGAGGCCCATCTTCCTTGTATCATTAGCAACCCATTGCTTGCTCTTCTCGagactggtgctggagttCTAAATACTCTGATCACCCTGTATGACAGCACGTTTGGCTTCTTGTTTGGTCGAATCACTACTGTTCAGAACCCTACCAGTTCTGTTTGCGCTCCCGTATCTACGACACCTCTTGTTTGTACAGCATCTGCTACTTCTTCCTTGGTTTCGTCAGCTGCAGCTGTCACTTCAGCTCAAAGTAGTTCTCTCATCACTTCGGGTGTTTCATCTGGCCCCAGTTCGTCAGTCGCTCTATCTTCAGGTGCAGCCTCCTccggtgcttctggttctgcaacttcagctgcctctggtgccgcttcttctggtgctacttcatctggtgctagcGGTGCTTCCTCGGGTTCCTCTGGATCTCCCACTTCGGGTGCTGTTTCGTCTGGCGCTGCTTCATCAGGTGCTAGCGGTGCTTCCTCgggtgcttctggctcagctacttctggtgccgcttcttctggtgctagtggtatttcctcaggtgctgcctcttctggtgcttctggctcagctacttctggtgccgcttcttctggtgctagtggtgtttcctcaggtgctgcctcttctggtgcttctggctcagctacATCTGGcgccgcttcttctggtgcttctggctcagctacttctggcgccgcttcttctggtgcttctggctcagctacATCTGGcgccgcttcttctggcgCTTCTTCCGGTGCTGTTTCGTCTGGCGCTGCTTCATCAGGTGCTAGCGGTGCTTCCTCgggtgcttctggctcagctacttctggtgccgcttcttctggtgctagtggtatttcctcaggtgctgcctcttctggtgcttctggttcagctacttctggtgccgcttcttctggtgctagtggtatttcctcgggtgctgcttcttctggtgcttctggctcagctacttctggcgccgcttcttctggtgctagtggtgttTCCTCAGGTGTtgcctcttctggtgcttctggctcagttacttctggtgccgcttcttctggtgctagtggtgttTCCTCAggagctgcctcttctggtgcttctggctcagctacttctggtgccgcttcttctggtgctagtggtatttcctcaggtgctgcttcttcaggtgctTCTGTCTCAGCTacttctgctgccgcttcatctggtTCTAGTGGTGCTTCgtctggtgcttctggttctgccacttctggtgccgcttcttctggtgcttctggtcCTGCCACATCTGGTCTTTCAACTGGCTCGAGCTCTGCTACAGGTTCTGCCTCTTCCGGCGGTGTGGCTCCCCACTCCGGTGGTGTTACGTCTGGAGCTGCTTCGTCCGGTGCTAGCGGTACTTCATCCGGCGCTTCTGGATCGCCCACATCTGGAGCTGGTTCTTcaggtgcttctggctctgccACATCTGGTGCTTCCTCTTCTGGATCTACTGGTGCcacatctggtgctgcctcttctgaagctgcttcgtctggtgCCGCCACTTCCGGTATTGCTTCATCGGCTACCAGCGGTGTCACTTCGGGTGCCTCTGAATCCGCTAGTTCCGCTGCTgcatcatctgctgctatcTCGAGTGCAATTTCCTCTGCTGTCTCGGATATCTGTGCCCCTGCTACAACCAAACCTCCTGCTACTTCTTGCGGAGCACCTACTGGAGCTGTTTCACAGCTCATCAGTGCTTTCGCTGCTCTCCAATCTGACTCTGGTGTTACTGACGGTCAAGTGGTTGCATTCCAACAATCGCAAGGTATCATCGGTGCATTGGGCATTCAAGAGAGTGAGCCTAATATTCAGACTGACATTGATAATGCTGTCTCTGCTGCTCAACAGCTCACTGGACCATTTGCTGCTTGTGACATTCAaagtgttgttgatgctgctggatcGGTTACCCCAGCCGttgttcaacttcttcaagaTCTCAGTAGCAAGGCCTCTGCCATCTctggagttggtgctgctcaAATTGTTCAGAATGATTTGTCACAATTGTACGGTAGTTTTGTTGAGTTAGAGAGTGCTGCTTACTCCAAGTTTGACTGTGATACTATTCAAGAGGTTTCTGGTGACTTCAATGCCATTGGAGCCGGATTCTCGTCTGCTTTCAGTGCTTATAGTACATCGGCACCTTCACCTCAAGCCACAGTTCCCGCATCGTGTGCTGCTCAAGCTGCCTTAGCCAAGAGATCAGCGTCGTTATGTTCGGCATCAGCCTCTAGCTCGTTGTCATCcgctgttgcttcttcagcttcatctGTTGTTACCTcgtctggtgctgcttcgtccGCTACTAACGGTGCTTCATCCGGCGCTTCTGGATCGCCtacatctggtgctggttcttctggtgcttctggctctgccACATCTggagctgcctcttctggtgctgcttcatctggcgcttctggatcagtcacatctggtgctgcttcttctggagcttctggttctgtcacttctggtgccgcttcatctggtTCTAGTGGTGCTTCgtctggtgcttctggtgctgcctcttctggtgctgcttcgtctgctgTTagtggtgcttctggttctgtcacttctggtgctgcttcgtctggcGCCTCTGGATCTGCTACTTCaggtgccgcttcttctggaacTGTCTCGTCTggagctgcttcttctggctccggttctggtgcttctggatcCGCcacatctggtgctgcttcttctggtgcctctgcctctgctacttctggtgctgcctcttctgggCCTGCTTCGTCCGGTGCTAGCggtgcttcatctggtgctgcctcttctggaGCTGTTTCGTCCGGTTCTAGCGGTGCTTCCTCAGGTGCTCCTGGctctgccacttctggtgctgcttcatctaATTCTGTCTCGTCTggagctgcttcttctggtgctagtggtgcttcttctggtgcttctggatcCGCTACGTCTGGTAtcgcttcttctggtgcttctggttcagctacttctggcGCTGCATCTTCTGGCGCTTCGGTatctgcctcttcagcatcagcatcatcagctaTTGGTTCATCGGGATCGGTTACGTCTTTTGTCAGCTCTTCTAGACTCTTCAGCTCGGGTGCG
This window harbors:
- a CDS encoding Disintegrin and metalloproteinase domain-containing protein 30 — its product is MSCETAPVGAPQEVAGGLVVAGAQISETADEIALEIAADEAAAELAGSEAPEVTPLVADEAIPEVTAPDEAASEEAAPEAADEAPVAPDDVDPEEEAPDVAEPEAPEEAAPEVGDPEAPDETPLAPDEAAPDVTPPEWGATPPEEAEPVAEPEPVEGTDVAGPEAPEEAAPEAPDEADPEAPDEAPLAPDDAAPEEAAPEVAEPEAPEEAAPEEIPLAPEEAAPEVAEPEAPDEAAPEETPLAPEEAAPEVAEPEAPDEAAPEETPLAPEEAAPEVAEPEAPDEAAPEETPLAPEEAAPEVAEPEAPEEAAPEVAEPEAPEEAAPEETPLAPEEAAPEVTEPEEPEEIPLAPEEAAPEVTEPEAPEEAEPEVGDPDETAPDETAPEEAAPEVATPEETAPDVADPEATDEAPLVADEAAPEVGDPEAPEEAPLAPDEAAPDEAAPEEAAPEVAELAAPEEAAPEDIATDELDPDETPEVMRELL
- the pan1 gene encoding actin cortical patch component, with EF hand and WH2 motif Panl (predicted) → MGLTDQLGADTPAEPEAPEEAAPEEIPLAPEDAAPEVAEPEAPEEAAPEEIPLTPEEAAPEVAEPEAPEEAAPEEIPLAPEEAAPEEIPLTPEEAAPEVAEPEAPEEAAPEEIPLAPEDAAPEVAEPEAPEEAAPEEIPLAPEEAAPEVAEPEAPEEAAPEEIPLAPEEAAPEVAEPEAPEEAAPEVAEPETPEEAAPEEAAPEVTEPEAPEAAPEVAEPEAPEEAEPEVGDPDETATEETAPEAPEEAAPEEIPLAPEEAAPEVTEPEAPEEAAPEVGDPDEIAPEEAAPEVADPEAPEEAPLAPDEAAPEEAAPEVGDPEAPDETPLAPDEAAPDETAPEEAAPEEAPLAPEETAPEVADPEAPEEAAPEEAAPDVGEPEAPDEAPLAPDEAAPDEVTTDEAEEATADDNELEADAEHNDADLLAKAA